The following is a genomic window from Dermatophilaceae bacterium Soc4.6.
CTACCACGCCCAGATCCTCGACTTCCACATCCACCTGGAGTCCGACCACCCCTACAAGACCAACCCCTGGAGCTGGATGATCCAGGGTCGACCGACCTCGTTCTTCTACGAGGGGCCGAAGAAGGGCATGGACGGCTGCACGGTCGAGGTCTGCTCCAAGGCCATCACCTCGATCGGCACCGTGTCGGTCTGGTGGGGCGGCACCCTCGCGCTGGTGGTGCTCGTCTTCATGTGGGCCCTCCGTCGCGACTGGCGGGCCGGCGCGATCCTCGCGGGCTTCGTCGGTGGCTACCTGCCGTGGTTCGCGCTCCAGGAGCGCACGATCTACAGCTTCTACGCCGTCGCCTTCGTGCCGTGGGTGGTGCTCGCCTGCACCTACGTGCTGGGCCTGGCCATCGGCCCGCCCACAGCGACCCGTCAGCGCCGTCAGGTGGGCCTGCTCGTCACCGGGCTCTTCTGCGTGCTCACGGTCTCGCTCTTCGCGTTCTTCTACCCGATCTACACCGCGCAGGTGGTGCCGCAGGACTTCTGGCGCGCGCACATGTGGTTCCCCAGCTGGGTCTAGCGGCGTGGCTCCGGGGGGCGTATCGCCCCCGAGACGAGAATCGCCAGGGCCATGAGGGCGGCCACCACGGTCAGGCCCTTGAGCACCCCCTCCTGGTCGCCCAGGAAGCCGATCAGCGGGGGCCCGCCGAGGAAGGCGACGTAGCCGATGGAGGCGATGACGCTGACCCGGCTCGCGGCATGCTGAGGCTCGTCGGCGCCGGCGCTCATCCCGACCGGGAAGCCGAGCGACGCACCCAGCCCCCACAGCACCGCGCCGACGAAGGCGAGCGCCGGGTGCCCGGCGAAGACGAAGAGCAGCAGCCCCACGACCGCGATACCGGCCGTGACGCGCACCATCAGCACCCGTCCGTGGCGGTCGAGCAGGTCGGGCCCGACCCACCGACCAGCCGTCATCGCGGCGAGGAAGAGGGCGAATCCGAGGGTGCCGACCGCCGGCGAGAGCCCGTAGCCGTCGATCGCCGCCACGGCGATCCAGTCGTTGCCGGTGCCCTCGGCGAAGGCGAAGGCGAGGACGAAGACCCCGATCAGCACCGTGCGCGGCTCGCGCCAGGCCGCCCAGAGGGTGCGGTCGGGCTGGGCGTGCGTGGCCTCGGGGACCCCGTGGTCGTCGGGCAGGAAGCCCCGGACCCTCACGGGCACCAGCGCCACGACGAGCACGGCCACCGCGGCGAGGTGGACCGAGACCGGCACGTGCAGGGCGACCAGGGCCGCGCTGAGCAGGGCCCCCACGACGGTGCCCACGCTCCACCCGGCGTGGAAGCGCGACATGATCGAGCGGCCGAGGGCGCGCTCGACCAGCGCGCCCTGCACGTTCATCGCGACGTCCCACGCACCTATGGCGAAGCCGAAGACGACGAGCGCGGCGACCAGGGGCACGACCCCCCAGCGGTAGCCGAGGGCGACACCGAGCAGGCCGGCACCGAGGATCCACGCCATGGTGGCGACGACCCGCTGCGACCCGAGGCGCCCGACGAGGGTGCCCGCGGCGGTGAGGGCGACGATCGAGCCGGCCGCGATGGCGAGCAGCACCAGCCCCAGCGCGCTCGGGCTGAGGCCGAGCTCGTCCCGCACCTGCGGGATACGGGCGGCCCAGCTCGCCATGGCGAAACCGCAGACGATGAAGGAGGCGTACGTCGCCCTCACCGCGCGGGTCGTGCGGTCGGCCCGGACCCCTTCGGCCTCGGTGGTCGCGAGCAGTGGGTCGGTCGCGCCAGGCATGCCCGTCAGCCTACCGAGCCGGGCCGGGCTACCGAGCCGGCCCGGCTCCCACCCGGGCCCGGCCGAGCTGGTCGGCGAGCAGCACGGCGACCCGCAGCTCCTCCGGCGCGGGACGCCGCACCCGGGTCGCGGTGACGAGCAGCAGGGTGCCGGTGACGACGCCACCCACCCGCACCGGGAGCGCGGTCTCGTCGTCGGTGGGCAGGCCGTGCCGCGCCACGTCGAAGGGGCGCCCGGCCCGGAGCACGCTGCCGTCGGGCTCGACCGTCGTGCGGCGGGCCACGGCCACCCCGGGCTCCCACCGGCAGTCGTCGAGGCGGAGCAGGTCGGTGAGCTCGCCGGTCACGACGCGGACGAGGGCGTCGGGGCCAGAGGTGCCCCCGCTCCCGTCGCTCGCGACGCTGCCCGCGACGACCTCGGCGGCCGCGAGCGCGCCGTCGAGGTAGCCGTGGATGCGGCTCGCGCGCGCCTGCTGGCGGCGACCCCAGAGAGCCACCTCCGTCACGGCGACACCGACGAGCACGAGCAGCACGAAGGCCTCGACGTCGTCGCGGTTGCTGATCGCTAGGGTGCCGTAGGGACGGGTGAGGAAGGTGTCGAAGAAGAGGCCGGCCGACGCAGCGGCGAGCAGGCCCCCCATCCGGTCTCCGGTGCTGGCCGCACCCACGACGACGAGGACGAGCACCAGGACCGCTCCGGCCGCGCTCACCTGGTCGCGCACGAGCGAGAGGAGTCCAGCCACGACGAGCGGGGTGACGGCGGCGAGGAGCAGGAGCCAGGGGCGGCGGTCGGGGCGGGTCTGCAGGCGGTCCATACCCTCATGGGAGCCCCGCGGGGGATGACCCGTCCAGCGTCTTCACGCGTTCTTGACGCAGACAGGGATGGGTGGGGTCCCGACCCCCCTCACGGGGACCCAAACCCCACCCACTGCTGCTACCTCGACGACACACGGAGCCCCCACGGCCCCACGCCCTTCGGCACCCCCCACGGGTCCCTCGAGCGAGCGCGTCGTGACCCCAGTATGTCCGCCCTGTCCTTCGCGACACAAGTCGTCCGGGATCTGAACTACCTGTGGTTTACCTCTCCCTCCCTGTGCATGGCATCGTGGAGCGGTGACGGTGCCCACGACCCCTGCGGGTCGCCCGGTGGCCTGCATCCTGCACCTCGACCTCGACGCCTTCTTCGCGGCCGTCGAGCAGCGTGACAAGCCCAGCCTGCGGGGTCGTCCCGTGGTCGTCGGGGGCGTCGACGGGCGCGGGGTGGTGGCGACGGCCTCCTACGAGGCCCGACGCTTCGGGGTGCACTCGGCGATGGCGACCGCGCAGGCCCGGCGGCTGTTGCCGGCCGGTGCGGCCTACCTCTCGCCCCGGTTCGAGGCCTACCGCACGACCTCGGGCGTGGTCATGGCGCTGCTGGCCGGGCTGTCACCCCTGGTCGAGCAGGTCAGCATCGACGAGGCCTACGTCGACCTGGCCGCCGGCGGGCACGACCTGTCGCCACGGGGCCTCGAGCGCCTCGCGCGCGACCTGCGCGAACGGGTGGCGGTCGCGACCGGCGGGGTCACGGCGTCGGTGGGCATCGGCACCAGCAAGCTGGTGGCCAAGACGGCCTCGGACCTGCGCAAGCCCGACGCCCAGACGGTGGTCGCGGCGGGGGGTGAGCTCGAGATGCTCCACCCGCTGCCCGTCACCCGGCTGGGGGGCGTGGGGCCGGCCACCGAGCAGAAGCTGCGCTCCATCTCCGTGGCGACCGTCGGCGACCTCTACCTCGTCGAGCCCTCGACCCTCGTGCAGCTCTTCGGCACCTCCCACGGCGGCGGGCTGCACCGGCTGGCGCGGGCCCAGGACGACCGGGTGGTCGAGCCGCACCGCGAGGCCAAGTCGGTCTCGGCCGAGGACACCTTCGCTGTCGACGTCACCGCCGTGCCGCGACTCCACGCCGAGATCGACCGCCTCGCAGCCCGGGTCGCGCACCGCCTGCGCGATGCCGGTACGGCGGGCCGCACGGTCACCCTGAAGGTGCGTCGCCACGACTTCACCACCGCCACCCGCTCGGCCACGCTCGCCCAGGCCAGCGACGAGGTCGACGTCATCGCCTCCACCGCTCGCCGCCTGCTGGCCCTGGCCCCCACCGAGGGCGGGGTGCGCCTGCTCGGGGTCGGGGTCTCCGGTCTGCGCGACTTCGTCCAGACCGAGCTCTTCACCGACGACCCACCGGTGCCACAGCCCCCGGTCGTGGACGCGCCGGGCGAGGAACAGGGCAGACCTGTGGGTAGCGAGCCGGCCTCCCCCAGCCCGGATGCTGCGCTCGACGGCCCGCTGGCCACCCGGCGGTGGCGCCCGGGCCAGGACGTCGTGCACGACGAGCTGGGGGCCGGGTGGGTCTGGGGTTCGGGTCGTCGCCTCGTCACCGTCCGGTTCGAGGGACCCACGACCACGCCCGGCCCCGTGCGGACCCTCGCCGAGGACGACCCGGCCCTGAGTCCCGGCCCCCCACCGCCGTGGCTGGATGACCGGGAGGACGACGAGCAAGACGGGCAGGACGACCAGGACCGCTAGGACCGCTGGGCCGAGAGCCGGACGACGGATCGCCCCGCCCTGCCGAGGCAGGACGGGGCGATGCGTGGTGGGTCGGGAGCTGCCGGTGAGGGCGCTCAGAAGGCGACGTTGAGGCGGCAGGCACCCGTGGTGGCCTGCTTGGCCAGCGGGAGGAAGCCGTACTTCTTCAGGGTGGTGGCGAAGGCGTTGGCGCAGAGCTTGCTCTGGCCGGCCGCGTCGAAGCCGACGAAGCGCTTGGCCGCGAGGTAGGACTTCGCGGTCTTGTCGATGTTGTGGAAGATGTAGCGGGCGCCCGGGTAGGCCGACCCCTCGTTGTAGGCCGAGGTGTTGGGCTTGTAGGCGCCGGAGCTGCCGGAGACGGGGGCGTAGGTGGTGGTGCCGACCTTGACCTTGCCGATGCTGACGCCGTTGCGCGAGTCGGGGATGACCGCGTTGCCCTGGGCGATGAAGGCGCCGGCCGAGAAGGGCACGATGCCGTTGGCGCTGATCGGGGTGCCGTCGTTCTCGGCGACCTGGGTGGCCGGGCAGCTGGTGCTCAGGCGGGGGTCGACGCCGGCGAGGAAGTTGGAGACGAAGAACGACCCGGTGCCGGAGCCGGCCTGCGGGAAGAAGCGCTCGATGGTGCCCGTGCCGGCGCCCGCGATGGAGCTCCAGTTCGTGATCGAGCAGGTGTAGATGCCCTTGACCTGGTCGGTGGTCAGGGTGATGGCACCCTTCTTGGTGGCGTAGCCGACGGCGTCACGGCCGTAATCGTAGCACTCGAGGTTGGGTCGGGTCGTCGAGTTGCACTGGTAGGACGAGGCGCGGCTGACGTCGACCGAGGCGTCGCCGGAGGGGTTCAGCTCGAGGCGGGCGGCACCGGCACCCGATCCGGTCGGCGCGGTCTCCTGGCCGCCGCTGGCGCAGGTGGCGCCGGTCGGCGCGAGGTTCGGCGTGATGAACCACGTGCAGGCCGGGCTGTAGGCGTCGGCGGGAGCCGTGACCGTGACCGGGTCACCGGGGGCCGCGAAGGCGTGGACGTTGACGCAGGTGTCCTTGGTGCCCGTGGTGGGCTTCGGGTTGTCGCCCTTGAGGTTGCTGTTGACCGCGGCGCAGAGGGCGTCGTCGAAGAACTGGGTCGTGTCGGAGCCGACGAAGGTCAGGGTGTCGGCGACCTTGTCGGACTTCGGGAGGGCGATGGCGGGGGCGACGCCGACGACGGCGACAGCAGCCGCAACAGCCGCTGTCGTCAGCATCGTCATACGAATGGAGCGCATGAGGGTTTCCTCTTCAAGATCGCGGTGGGGGCGGCTCCTGCCGCCGGGACAAGTGGGCCAGTGAGTGGTGAACTCCGTTGGCCGGTCAGGGTTAACGCCCGATGTCCAGCCCGTGGCCGCCCCGCCACCTGGTCGCGTCCGTCAACTGGTCTGGGGCGGCTGACCGGGACGAAAGCGCGCAACCGACGCAGACGGTGCGATGCGCACGGCTTCCCGGTTGATGAATCTGACGAAGGTCACCGGCGCCCTCGGGGCGACCAGGCGGAACCGGTCGACGCTGGCCAGGCACTCGACCCGCCGACCGTAGGTGCCGTTGGAGCGTGCGAGGGTCACCCCGTCGACCGTGAGGGACCACTCCCACTCTCGGCCGCGGGTGCTCATCAGGTCGACGTTCCCGTCGGCCGCGACCCGTGCGGCCAGCAGGGCGAGGTCCCGCACCTCCTCCGCCGAGGCGAATGCTCCGGACAGGTCGGCCGACCGGGCGTAGGCCCGGTTGTTGCGCCCGATCAGACGCCAGAAGCACCTGGTGGGGCTGACGTAGACCTGGAAGCGGGCCGGCGAGACCGTGGGCGCCTTCCCCTCGACGACCACCTCGGGCTCACCGGGGAGGGATGCGGCCCCCCGCACCGGTCAGGCCCACCCGGGGAGCAGTCGCGTGGCCGTGAGCGCGGTGAAGACGACGAGCGCGATCAGCGGGGGCGTGGTGACGAGGTAGGCCATCGAGCGCGACCAGCGACGATAGGCCACGACGGCGCCTAGCACCCCGGCGACGAGCGCGAGCGCCTCGAGCACGAGCAGGGCCCAGGCCGACGCCTCGCCGTGACGACCGTCCTGCTCGGTCGAGAAGCCGTTCTGCGGCGTGGGCACGAAGGCCGAGCCACGCAGCGCGGCGACGACGATGGTCGCCTGGGTCGCGTTCCACGGCAGGGCGCTGTCCGACGTGATGAGGGTCAGCTGGTCGGTCGGCGTGGGGTCGTAGAGCGTGTCGGACACCCGGTCGTGCGTCACCTTCTCGACGACGTAGACCACCCTGCCCTGCGTGGTCTGCAGGATGATCGGGTCGCCGGCGTGCATCGTCTCGAGCGACGAGAACGGGCCGCCGAAGGCCGTGCGACGACCGACGAGCACCGCGTTGCCCGGCTGCCCCGGCGCGGCAGTGCCCGGCACGTGACCGACCCCTCCGCGCAGGACGGACGCGCTCGCCCCCTCGACGACGGCCTGCTGCTCACGCAGCCGGGTGATCTGCAGCAGGGCCAGGGGGTCACCGATCGGCACCGCCCGCGTGGGCGCCACGGCACCGTCGAGGCTGTCGTTGGCGGCGCCGTAGGCCTCGTTGACCGACAGCTGGAGGTCCCGGGTGAGCTGCACCTGCGACCGCGACTCGAAGAGCGTGCCGACCGGGTAGGCCACGACGCCGAGGGCAGCGACGACCAGCACGAGGAGCACGAGGCCACGGACCGCCCAGCTGCGCAGGTCGGTGGGTGCCCTGCCGTCGGCGGCCACCAACGGCTGGGCGCGGCGGGCCCCGGCGAAGTGGTCGGCGGAGTGGTCGGCGGGTCGGCGCCGGACCTCGGCCATCGTCATCGCCCACCGCCGGTCGCCGTCGACGAGCCCGGCGGGACGCGGCTGCCCAGCCCAGGGAGGACCAGGGCCCCGGCGGCCCACGCGGCGCCCACCCCCACGAGCACGAGCAGCACGAGCAGACCGACCATCGCCGACACCGGGGACGCGCCGCTCGCGCCGGAGAAGGTGGCGTCCTGGAGGGCGACCTGCTTGCTGCCGAGGATGACCGGCTTCTCCTTCGCGTTGTCGCCGAGGGCCGTGTTCCCGGTGGCGCCCGAGGCGCCGTCGCCCGCGGCCGCGGGCGGCGAGCCCGACGTCACGTCGCCCCCCGAACCCGAGGAGCCACCACCGGTCACGCCGTTGTCGACCACCGGCGGCGGGGGCGTCGGTGTCACCCGGGGTGTCGGGGTCGTGGCCGGCGCAGGGGCCTTCGTGCAGCGGGCCACGGTCGTGGTGCCGATCTTGGCGATGGCCGCGCTCGCCCGGGCGGCCAGGTCCGGGGTGAGCCCGGCCAGGCCGGCCGGCAGTGCTGCCTGCCCGCTGGTTGTGGTGTAGGACAGGAAGTCCCGGAGCATCTTCTGCTGCGCGGTCCGCGGCGCGCAGGCGTCGTCGACGAGGGCGTTGGTCGACACCACGGCGTACTCCACGAAGGTGAGGGGGTAGGCGCCGGGGGCGGTGGTCTCGAAGTACCCCTTGCTGCCCAGGGTGCCGGAGGCTGCGGTCGCCGCGGCCCGCATGGTGTCGGCAGAGGGCGCGACGTAGGCGTCGGCGGAGGTGCCCGACCCCAAGCCCGCGGTGTCGAGGCCGACGGAGGTGGCGGAGGCCGCGTCGAGGACGACGAAGCGTACGCAGCCGTTCTTGGCCCACCGGTTGCCCGCGAAGGGGCTCGGGTCGAGGGACAGCGGGCATACCGAGGTGAAGCCCTCGGGCAGCGTGAAGAACGGCGAGTCCTTGGTGGCCATCACGCTGTAGACGGAGTTGATGGACGACATCTGCGAGGTCAGGTGCGGTGCGGTGTCAGCCAGGTCGATGAGCGGGTCGAAGGCCGTCAGTGCGCCCACGGGCTTGCCCACCCGCTTGAGCTGGCTGTTGTAGGCGTTGTCGGGGTAGACCCAGGAGCCGGCCGCCGTCGAGAGCAGGTAGTCCGAGAGGGAGACGGCGACGGAGTTCTGCCCGACCCCGTAGACCGGCGTCGTCACCTGACCGAACGGCAGGCCCGCGTAGCCCGGGTCGAACCCCGCGAGTCCCTCGTTGCCCGGGCGCCCGGCGATGCTGCTGCCCAGCGGGTTGACGGACGGGTTCGGCGAGTTGGAGTCGTAGGGGGCGGTGGGATAGCTGTGCAGGATGATCCCGGCGACGTCGGACGGCGCCAGGTTGATGCGCGGCAGCGTCGCCGGGTTGTAGGCGAGCTGGCCCCCCGTGACCGACGGCGAGGAGATGCCTCCCGTCTGGCCGACGGCAGCGGCGTTGATGGCGATCGGGATCGCGACCTGGCCGGCCGTCAGCGGTGTCGTGGTGAGCGCTGGCGACCCGATGAAGGCCAGGTCGGCGGTGGTGCCCACGGTGGAGACCCCGGTGGGTCCTGCCTCGCCGATCTCGCTGGAGAGGAAGGAGACCGGGATCGGTGAGGTGTGGGTGCCGCAGAAGCCACGGTCGAGCAGCGAGAGCGGGGTCTGCAACCGCTCGGGGCCGATGGCGGTCAGCGTCTGCGCGGCATCCAGGCCGGTGCACGAGCCCGTGTCGAAGCT
Proteins encoded in this region:
- a CDS encoding MFS transporter; its protein translation is MPGATDPLLATTEAEGVRADRTTRAVRATYASFIVCGFAMASWAARIPQVRDELGLSPSALGLVLLAIAAGSIVALTAAGTLVGRLGSQRVVATMAWILGAGLLGVALGYRWGVVPLVAALVVFGFAIGAWDVAMNVQGALVERALGRSIMSRFHAGWSVGTVVGALLSAALVALHVPVSVHLAAVAVLVVALVPVRVRGFLPDDHGVPEATHAQPDRTLWAAWREPRTVLIGVFVLAFAFAEGTGNDWIAVAAIDGYGLSPAVGTLGFALFLAAMTAGRWVGPDLLDRHGRVLMVRVTAGIAVVGLLLFVFAGHPALAFVGAVLWGLGASLGFPVGMSAGADEPQHAASRVSVIASIGYVAFLGGPPLIGFLGDQEGVLKGLTVVAALMALAILVSGAIRPPEPRR
- a CDS encoding DUF4118 domain-containing protein, translated to MDRLQTRPDRRPWLLLLAAVTPLVVAGLLSLVRDQVSAAGAVLVLVLVVVGAASTGDRMGGLLAAASAGLFFDTFLTRPYGTLAISNRDDVEAFVLLVLVGVAVTEVALWGRRQQARASRIHGYLDGALAAAEVVAGSVASDGSGGTSGPDALVRVVTGELTDLLRLDDCRWEPGVAVARRTTVEPDGSVLRAGRPFDVARHGLPTDDETALPVRVGGVVTGTLLLVTATRVRRPAPEELRVAVLLADQLGRARVGAGPAR
- a CDS encoding DNA polymerase IV — its product is MTVPTTPAGRPVACILHLDLDAFFAAVEQRDKPSLRGRPVVVGGVDGRGVVATASYEARRFGVHSAMATAQARRLLPAGAAYLSPRFEAYRTTSGVVMALLAGLSPLVEQVSIDEAYVDLAAGGHDLSPRGLERLARDLRERVAVATGGVTASVGIGTSKLVAKTASDLRKPDAQTVVAAGGELEMLHPLPVTRLGGVGPATEQKLRSISVATVGDLYLVEPSTLVQLFGTSHGGGLHRLARAQDDRVVEPHREAKSVSAEDTFAVDVTAVPRLHAEIDRLAARVAHRLRDAGTAGRTVTLKVRRHDFTTATRSATLAQASDEVDVIASTARRLLALAPTEGGVRLLGVGVSGLRDFVQTELFTDDPPVPQPPVVDAPGEEQGRPVGSEPASPSPDAALDGPLATRRWRPGQDVVHDELGAGWVWGSGRRLVTVRFEGPTTTPGPVRTLAEDDPALSPGPPPPWLDDREDDEQDGQDDQDR
- a CDS encoding substrate-binding domain-containing protein; this encodes MRSIRMTMLTTAAVAAAVAVVGVAPAIALPKSDKVADTLTFVGSDTTQFFDDALCAAVNSNLKGDNPKPTTGTKDTCVNVHAFAAPGDPVTVTAPADAYSPACTWFITPNLAPTGATCASGGQETAPTGSGAGAARLELNPSGDASVDVSRASSYQCNSTTRPNLECYDYGRDAVGYATKKGAITLTTDQVKGIYTCSITNWSSIAGAGTGTIERFFPQAGSGTGSFFVSNFLAGVDPRLSTSCPATQVAENDGTPISANGIVPFSAGAFIAQGNAVIPDSRNGVSIGKVKVGTTTYAPVSGSSGAYKPNTSAYNEGSAYPGARYIFHNIDKTAKSYLAAKRFVGFDAAGQSKLCANAFATTLKKYGFLPLAKQATTGACRLNVAF
- a CDS encoding class E sortase is translated as MAEVRRRPADHSADHFAGARRAQPLVAADGRAPTDLRSWAVRGLVLLVLVVAALGVVAYPVGTLFESRSQVQLTRDLQLSVNEAYGAANDSLDGAVAPTRAVPIGDPLALLQITRLREQQAVVEGASASVLRGGVGHVPGTAAPGQPGNAVLVGRRTAFGGPFSSLETMHAGDPIILQTTQGRVVYVVEKVTHDRVSDTLYDPTPTDQLTLITSDSALPWNATQATIVVAALRGSAFVPTPQNGFSTEQDGRHGEASAWALLVLEALALVAGVLGAVVAYRRWSRSMAYLVTTPPLIALVVFTALTATRLLPGWA